The following proteins come from a genomic window of Edaphobacter sp. 4G125:
- a CDS encoding phospholipid carrier-dependent glycosyltransferase has protein sequence MPIELTPVKRNRLILLVLWFVFYSSFTLLTPPLLDDADSVHAEVAREMLVRHDWTTLYANGIRYLEKAPLLYWSMATSFKVFGVGTAAARIPLALTVLALVFALEAFARRAFSNVEQANTGPRAGLYAGLILLSSFGIFIFTRITIPDAMVCLWQTLAIFCFWVTEQEKQPSRLPCFGFAVCCALNVLTKGLIGIVFPVGIIAAYLILTRGVRGAIARILRCHPFTSAAIFFAIAAPWHILIGLANPTQGDPGSITFHNGHWIVPQPTNGNVHGWTWFYFVNEHLLRYLNLRVPRDYDTVPLLLFWGLILIWLMPWSAFLFHSLTQIEARAALAASPLLSQWNWLQRKLNPDSHEVSLTPQERTLLLLGIWAALPLLFFSFSTRQEYYVLPSLPALVLLIASWLTSEVDEAESFSVPDRKVKAGQRIALVLLMFGSVIALAALFFIMKTQPPDPNTDLASLLQQNPGEYALSFGHFLDLNGKAMGAFRTPLGMTAFFLFGGTLAAFLLRRSYRPHLGNLWLAGGAFGFLLAAHLGLQIFSPVLTSKQLADAIAPQLKPDDLLIIHGEYEAGSTLGFYLQRNDIHIFEGRSSNLWYGSFFPDAPRIFENEASLNLQWTGPQRVFLWQDVSQPLPKLRGRSYLVLQSGGKELLSNRPFLFQ, from the coding sequence GTGCCCATCGAGCTCACGCCGGTCAAACGTAACCGCCTTATTCTGCTCGTGCTGTGGTTTGTCTTTTATTCGAGCTTTACACTGCTCACTCCGCCCTTGCTGGACGATGCCGACTCCGTGCACGCCGAGGTGGCACGCGAGATGCTTGTCCGTCACGATTGGACTACGCTCTACGCCAATGGCATCCGTTACCTCGAGAAAGCACCTTTGCTTTATTGGTCGATGGCGACGAGTTTCAAGGTCTTTGGTGTCGGAACCGCAGCGGCGCGGATTCCGTTGGCATTGACGGTTCTCGCACTTGTTTTCGCACTCGAGGCCTTTGCGCGACGTGCGTTCAGCAATGTGGAGCAAGCAAATACCGGGCCGCGAGCCGGTCTGTACGCCGGTCTTATCCTTCTCTCCAGCTTCGGAATCTTTATCTTCACCCGCATCACGATTCCCGACGCGATGGTTTGCCTTTGGCAGACACTTGCTATCTTCTGCTTCTGGGTAACGGAGCAGGAAAAGCAGCCGAGCCGCCTGCCTTGTTTTGGATTTGCCGTTTGCTGCGCCCTCAACGTCCTCACCAAAGGACTCATCGGCATCGTCTTTCCCGTCGGAATCATCGCCGCGTATCTTATCCTTACCCGCGGAGTCCGTGGCGCCATCGCTCGTATCCTACGTTGCCATCCATTTACAAGCGCAGCAATTTTCTTCGCAATCGCGGCTCCCTGGCACATCCTCATCGGGCTGGCTAATCCCACTCAGGGCGACCCCGGCAGCATCACTTTTCACAACGGTCACTGGATCGTTCCGCAACCAACGAATGGGAATGTTCATGGCTGGACCTGGTTTTACTTCGTCAATGAGCATCTCCTGCGTTATCTGAACCTGCGCGTCCCTCGTGACTACGACACGGTTCCGTTGCTGCTCTTTTGGGGGCTGATCCTCATCTGGCTGATGCCCTGGAGTGCCTTCCTGTTTCATTCCCTCACGCAGATCGAAGCTCGGGCAGCGCTTGCTGCTTCACCTCTCTTGTCACAGTGGAACTGGCTGCAACGCAAGCTTAATCCGGATTCGCATGAGGTCTCTCTTACGCCGCAGGAACGCACCCTGCTGCTACTCGGAATCTGGGCTGCACTGCCGCTGCTCTTCTTCTCCTTCTCTACGCGACAGGAGTATTATGTGCTGCCTTCGCTGCCCGCGCTCGTGCTTCTGATTGCTTCCTGGCTTACCAGCGAAGTCGACGAGGCTGAATCCTTTTCTGTCCCTGATCGCAAAGTCAAGGCTGGTCAACGGATTGCTTTGGTCCTGCTGATGTTCGGGTCGGTCATCGCTCTCGCCGCGCTCTTCTTCATCATGAAGACGCAGCCTCCGGATCCCAATACCGATCTGGCCAGTCTTCTCCAGCAGAACCCAGGCGAATACGCTCTCTCCTTCGGTCATTTTCTAGACCTTAATGGCAAAGCCATGGGGGCCTTCCGCACACCGCTCGGTATGACTGCATTCTTTCTCTTCGGAGGAACGCTTGCGGCCTTCCTGTTGCGCCGATCCTATCGTCCTCATCTGGGAAATCTCTGGCTCGCGGGAGGAGCCTTCGGATTCCTGTTGGCCGCACATCTTGGGCTCCAGATCTTCTCGCCGGTCTTGACCTCAAAGCAACTTGCCGACGCTATCGCTCCGCAACTCAAACCAGACGACCTTCTAATCATTCACGGTGAATATGAAGCAGGCAGTACCCTTGGCTTCTATCTTCAAAGAAACGATATCCATATCTTCGAAGGCCGCAGCTCGAATCTCTGGTACGGAAGCTTCTTCCCCGATGCTCCTCGCATCTTTGAGAACGAAGCCTCCCTCAACCTCCAGTGGACAGGGCCGCAGCGGGTTTTCCTGTGGCAGGACGTAAGCCAGCCGCTTCCAAAGCTGCGTGGCCGAAGTTACCTTGTCCTGCAAAGTGGAGGCAAAGAGCTTCTAAGCAATCGGCCCTTTTTATTTCAATGA
- a CDS encoding PadR family transcriptional regulator — protein MTTRDENTDSGALLQGTLEMLILKALLRGPQHGYAVAEWIHQTSQQLLRVEEGALYPALHRLELRGLLQAEWGASENNRRAKFYQLTAEGKKRLNAETQRWARLSAAVAFVMQAS, from the coding sequence ATGACAACGCGAGATGAAAATACGGACTCCGGAGCGCTGCTGCAGGGAACGCTGGAGATGCTCATTCTGAAGGCGTTACTTCGTGGGCCACAGCACGGGTATGCCGTAGCCGAGTGGATTCATCAGACTTCACAGCAACTGCTGCGTGTTGAAGAAGGTGCGCTGTATCCAGCGTTGCATCGGCTGGAACTACGCGGATTGCTACAGGCTGAATGGGGAGCGTCCGAGAACAATCGGCGAGCTAAGTTCTACCAGTTGACGGCTGAGGGGAAGAAGCGACTCAATGCCGAAACGCAGCGCTGGGCGCGGCTCTCCGCCGCCGTGGCGTTTGTAATGCAGGCTTCGTAG